In Candidatus Methylomirabilota bacterium, the genomic stretch GCGTAGGTAACACCCGTTCTCAGTCATGACCCGCTGAGCCCGAGGGACTTCCCCCCGGGTCTACCTTGTCACAATGAAAACAGTAAGGGCTCCGGAGAATCTCTCCGAAGCCCTTGTTTTCTCTGGTTGCGGGGGCTGGATTTGAACCAGCGGTCTGTGGGTTATGATTCGGCATAGATGGTCGCAAGTGGTCATGGTTACGCTTGGCGCCCTTGCAAAATGGGGCAGAACGTAGCACCAGGCAGCGCCCCAAGAGTCCCTCATCGCGCCTGACTATCGTCACTTACTCACATTTCGCCGATCTCCAAACAAGAGGCGCCCCGTCGTAGAGAGGCGAGAGCGTAGATAACATAACCCCCATTGTCAGCCATGGCCCGCCTCGCCCGAGAGTCTTCCCCCGGGGTCTGCCGTGGCACAGCGCGGATAAACCCCCTTCCACCTCGCGCCGATCCTGCCAGAGCGGGGATCAGAGGTCAAATCGGGACCCTGAATCACAGGGTGGGCCCCTCTCAGGGAACATCAGGGCAGACGTCTGCGGCCGCTCCGGCCCCGGTACGGCCTAGACGGTCACGCCGGGAAGTGTCGGCTGCTCGGCTCCTGCCGCGGTCAGGGGCAACGGCGGCCGTGGATCCTCCCGCGTGCCCGGGAGGCCAAGGCGGGCGAGAATCTTCTGAATCACGGCGGGGTCGTCGATCGTTGCGATCAGCTGCATCCGCCCGGCGCAGCGCGGACAGCGCAGGACGTCGAGGTCGAAGGCCCGTCGCATCAGCGCCGCCCACGTCCAGTAGCGGGGCCGCTCGCCGCCCCAACCTCCCGGCCCCGCCCTCCCCGCTGCCGCGCTCGGACCTGTTGCCCCATCACTCTCCGCACGGCGATAGGCGACGACCTCCGGCCGCCAGCGCGCGCCGGGGGCCAGCACGCCGTGATAGAGAACCAGGTTGATCTCGGGCCGCGGCGTCAGGGCCGCCAGCTTCTCGAGAAACTCCACCGGCTCGAAGAGCAGATACGTCGTCCCGTCGCTCCAGGGGCGCTTGAGCTCCAGCCGCACACGGCCGTCGCCAAGGAGCCGGAGCCGATCTTCGGCCAGCGGCGGCCTCAGCACGTAGCGACACACCTGCTCCAACCGGGCCCGGTCGTGGGCCCCCACCCACACGTTCGCGTGCAGATCGAATCCCTCCAGGTGCGCGTGGCGCGGGCCACCCGCACCGCCGCGCGCTTGGCGCACCCCGTCGCCCACCCGGCGCACCGGCGCTCCCGCCCGGGCGCCCAGGGCCACGCGCGCCTGCACGGAGGCGCCCACGATGCCGGCGAGCGCGAAGGAGGCTTCGGCGAGCGGATCCGCTCGGCCCGTGCCGAGCACCTTCGCCACCTCGGCGTCGCTCGGCCCACACGCTGGGTGGAAGGCAAGCCGCCCGGCCGGGGACCGGACGAACACCCCGTCGAGGGCCAGCGTGTGAAAGTGCACGTTCAGGTTGAGCCCGCCGCCGAAGCGCTGCACGGCGGAAAACGGCAGCAGGTGCTCAAATGCGCAACGCACGCAGGGCACCCGGGCAAAACCGTGGGCCAGCACCCCGCAGGTCAGGAACTTACGAAAGTCCCGCGCGATAAACTCGGGCAGGCCGGCGCCGTCTGCCCGATCGGCGGCGGCGGGCAGGAACTCATCCAGGCGCTCCCGGATGACCCCGTGGAGCACGCTCGCTTCCGCGTGACGGGGTTGATAGCGCCCGCTTGCACGGCCCATGCTCCTGCGTAGCGCCGACGGCGAAGCGCGCCAATGCCCAGAAACCGATACAGCATGGGAACAATCGTTGCTAGCCCGACGTGCGGAGGCGGTGGATCAAGTCGAGGACGCGCAGGATCTCGGCGCCGCTCCGGGTCATCAGCCGGTCGCCCGATTGCAACCATCGAAGCTTCCCCTCGCGGTCCACGACGACTGTCGAGCGGTAGGCGACGTTGCGCTCCTCGTCCCAGACGCCGTAGGCCTGGATCACGCTCCGGTGCACGTCGCTCAGGAGCGGAAACGGCAGCGCGTGCCGCCGGTGGTACTCGGCGTGCGAGAAGGGCGTGTCCCCGCTGATCCCGAGCACGACGGCGCCCTTGGCTTGCAGCTCGCCGGCGACCTCACCGAGGTCGCGGAGCTCGGGCGTTCAGATGTTCCCCCAGTCGTAGCAGTAGAAGAGCAGCACGACGTCGGACGCGCCCTTGAACTCGGCCAGCGAGATGTCGCGGCCGCTCGTCGAGGGAAGGGAGAACGCCGGAGCCTCGTAGCCGTAGCGCAGCATGGGCTGTTGGTCCTCGGTCAGCGGTACAGCTCGATGAGCTCCTGGAGGGCGACCATCTGGCCGCCCTTCGTGGAGGACGGCACGACGATCGGGGTGTTGACGCCCGCCGCGTACCAGGCCTCGATGCCATCGCGCACCTCCGCGGCGCTGCCGTACAGCGTGACCTCGGACAGCCAGCGGTCGGACATCAGCGAGGGAATGCGGTCTTCCTCGCCGGCGGCGATGGCCTTCCGGATCGCCAGCATCTCGTCCTCGAAGCCGGCCTCGATCCAGTAGTTCTGGTAGTTGGGGAGCTTGACGTAGCTTATCAGTGTCCGCCGGTTGACGGCCGCGGCCGCGGACTTGTCGTTGTCGATGCAGGTCGGCAGCATGTTGCCGACGAAGAAGCCGGGGTCGCTGCGCGCGGCGGCCGGGAGCTGGCTGAGCGACGCGGCCATGTGAGAGCGCGCCGCGTTGGCCCACACCGCGCCCTGGGCGATCTCGCCGGCCAGGGCGACCATCTTTTGCCTGAGCGTCGCCAGCACGATGGGAGGCAGCGCGCCCGCCTGCTTGGCGCCGGCGCCGAGCTCGGCGACGAAGCGGCGCATGTCCTCGAGGGGCTTGCCGGCGCTCACCTTGAGTCGGGCTAGGGTAGGCCCGTGGCTGACGCCGATCCCGAAGCGGAAGCGCCCGCCTGAGACCTCGTGGATGAACGCGGCGGTGGCCGCGTAGTCGTGGGGATGGCGCGAGTAGATGTTGGCGATGGACGTCCCGAATTGGATCTCCTTGGTCTCGAGCGCCAGCGCCTCGCAGAGCCCCAGGCCGTCGCCGAAGCTCGGGCAGTAGATGCCGGCGAAGCCCTCCTTCTCGAAGCGCTGGGCGACCTCGATGGTGGCGCGCCGCCGCCCCGGCGCGGCGGCCAGGCTAAGCGCGGGCTTGCGCGTCACGCCCACGGCACGCGTCCCTTCCAGCTATTCCACGAGGTGGTCTCCTCGATGGGCTTGCGCCGGCTCGGCCCGTACTTGACGGCCGGATAGCCGAGCGGGATGCAGAAGTGGAAGGTCAGCTCCTTCGGGATGGCGAAGAGCGCGCGGAAGCGGTCCATGACCGTGGCGTGGAGCGTCGTCGGGAGCGAGCCGATCCCCAGCGCGTGGGCCGCCAGCATGAGGTTCTGGCAGGCCGGGATGACCGACGTGGCTCCGCCGGTCGGCTCCGTGAGCGCGAAGACGATGCAGGGGACCTCCTTCATTGCATCGGCGAGCCCCATGGCAGAGGCATAGTTCTTCTCCCCCGGCGGGACGTCCTGGGGCCCGGTCCAGCCGTGGTCGTCCTTCCGCTTGGCCCACCATGCCTCCCGGTAGAGCGCGCCGAACTCGCGGATCTTCTGCCGGTCGGTGACCACGAGGAAGCGCCCGGTCTGGTGGTTGCCGCCGTTGGGTGCCTTGACCGCGGCCTCGAGGATCAGGCGGATGTCCTCGTCCGGGATTGGGTCGGGCCGGAGCTTCCGCATCGAGCGCTGGGTGAACATGGCTTCGCCGAGAGGCATCTTCAGACGCTCAATGTTCATGCGGATTCTCCCTTACTGATCCCAGAGCGGCTTGAACTGGACGGCCACCATCTTGTCGTAGGCGAAATCGCTCTTCACCACGCCCGCCTGCTTCTGGAACTGGTTGACGGTGCGCATCGCCTCTTCGGTGATGGCCGGGAGGTACGAAGCCCGCTGGAGAGCGATGATGCCGCGGATCAGCTCGACGTCAAGCGTGGGGAAGATCTTCTGCGCCACCCGCACACCCGCCTCGGGATCCTCCCGCAGGCGCTTCTGCGTCTTGACCACGGCGCGCACCACGCGCTCGACGATCTGCGGATTGGCCTGGATGTAGCGGTCGCTTGCCTGCAACGTCGGGAAGGTCATGTACTGGAGGAACTTCGGTCCCTGGTCGCGCAGGGGCTCGATGAAATACCGGCCGATCTTGAGCTGGTGGACGATGACGGCGCCGCCGGGCTCGCCGCCCATGAAACCGTCGATTTGCCCTGCGCGGAGCGCGGCCGCGGCCGAGGTCGAGCTGCCGACCGCGATGACGGCCACGTCGCGGTCCGGCTCGAGCCCCGAGTCCCTCAGGAGCGCGCGGAGCGCCAGGTCGGTGGCGCTCCCGGCGCGCGTCATGCCGAGCTTGGTGCCCTTGAGCCCCTTCACGTCGGTGGCCGGCAGGTTCTTTCGAAGCACCAGGAAGATCGGGTTCCGGTTGAGGATGGCGAGGAGGTTCTTGGATCCGAAGCCCTTCTCGGCCAGGATCATCGGACGCTCGACGTAGGTGCCGGCGAAGTCGATGGAGCCGCCGACCATTGCCGTCGTCACCTCGGCGCCGCCCTCGAAGTCCGCGAACTGGGGCGTGATGCCTTCGGCCTTGAAGTAGCCGAGATGCTCGGCGCCGTAGAGGACGACGAAGGTGACGGCCGGCGTGGTGCCGATCCTGACCGTCTGCTGGGCCCACGCGGGCGTCGCGATCGCGAGCAGAGCGGCGAGCAGCCCGATCGCGAAGATCACGCTACCGCCACTCGTCGATCGAGACGGTCTTCTGGTAGTTGCAGCCCATGATGCGCCAGTACCCGTTGGTCTCGCCCCCGACGACCACGACGTGGATGTCTTCTCGACGGAACATCGGGATCAGCTCGTCGGGCGCGGCCTTGAGCTTGGACGCCCACGGCTCCTCGCCGAAGGTTGCGCGCGGATAGATGTAGTTCTGGATGAGCTGGTAGTCCCAGTATTCCCCGGCCGGCATCGTGGCGTTGTCGTAGAGCCAGTCGATGAGCGCGTCCTTCTTCGTGAACCCCGCGCGATCGATGAACTGGCGGGCGGCGATGGGATCCAGCAGGAGGGTGGGCGGCCCATGCGGGTCCATGCCGCGCAGCATGTTGCGCACGTGCTCGCGCCAGTGCTTCTCGCGGAGTCCGAGCGTGAAGGCGGTCGAGCGGCAGCCGCTGAAGACGCTCACCGCGCTGTCACCCGGCTTGAAGCC encodes the following:
- a CDS encoding LLM class flavin-dependent oxidoreductase, translated to MGVTRKPALSLAAAPGRRRATIEVAQRFEKEGFAGIYCPSFGDGLGLCEALALETKEIQFGTSIANIYSRHPHDYAATAAFIHEVSGGRFRFGIGVSHGPTLARLKVSAGKPLEDMRRFVAELGAGAKQAGALPPIVLATLRQKMVALAGEIAQGAVWANAARSHMAASLSQLPAAARSDPGFFVGNMLPTCIDNDKSAAAAVNRRTLISYVKLPNYQNYWIEAGFEDEMLAIRKAIAAGEEDRIPSLMSDRWLSEVTLYGSAAEVRDGIEAWYAAGVNTPIVVPSSTKGGQMVALQELIELYR
- a CDS encoding redoxin domain-containing protein, with amino-acid sequence MLRYGYEAPAFSLPSTSGRDISLAEFKGASDVVLLFYCYDWGNI
- a CDS encoding ABC transporter substrate-binding protein, with translation MIFAIGLLAALLAIATPAWAQQTVRIGTTPAVTFVVLYGAEHLGYFKAEGITPQFADFEGGAEVTTAMVGGSIDFAGTYVERPMILAEKGFGSKNLLAILNRNPIFLVLRKNLPATDVKGLKGTKLGMTRAGSATDLALRALLRDSGLEPDRDVAVIAVGSSTSAAAALRAGQIDGFMGGEPGGAVIVHQLKIGRYFIEPLRDQGPKFLQYMTFPTLQASDRYIQANPQIVERVVRAVVKTQKRLREDPEAGVRVAQKIFPTLDVELIRGIIALQRASYLPAITEEAMRTVNQFQKQAGVVKSDFAYDKMVAVQFKPLWDQ
- a CDS encoding transposase — encoded protein: MLHGVIRERLDEFLPAAADRADGAGLPEFIARDFRKFLTCGVLAHGFARVPCVRCAFEHLLPFSAVQRFGGGLNLNVHFHTLALDGVFVRSPAGRLAFHPACGPSDAEVAKVLGTGRADPLAEASFALAGIVGASVQARVALGARAGAPVRRVGDGVRQARGGAGGPRHAHLEGFDLHANVWVGAHDRARLEQVCRYVLRPPLAEDRLRLLGDGRVRLELKRPWSDGTTYLLFEPVEFLEKLAALTPRPEINLVLYHGVLAPGARWRPEVVAYRRAESDGATGPSAAAGRAGPGGWGGERPRYWTWAALMRRAFDLDVLRCPRCAGRMQLIATIDDPAVIQKILARLGLPGTREDPRPPLPLTAAGAEQPTLPGVTV
- a CDS encoding nitroreductase family protein codes for the protein MNIERLKMPLGEAMFTQRSMRKLRPDPIPDEDIRLILEAAVKAPNGGNHQTGRFLVVTDRQKIREFGALYREAWWAKRKDDHGWTGPQDVPPGEKNYASAMGLADAMKEVPCIVFALTEPTGGATSVIPACQNLMLAAHALGIGSLPTTLHATVMDRFRALFAIPKELTFHFCIPLGYPAVKYGPSRRKPIEETTSWNSWKGRVPWA